Proteins encoded together in one Desulfuromonas acetoxidans DSM 684 window:
- a CDS encoding HD domain-containing phosphohydrolase: protein MGKQTHKHKRFRPTIRLTVVTIFVLATVLTAALAVGLQYYFSRSMATRTAINRFDGLAVGAGEFVKAIDRQATQATRLLASYPGLVKDQWIRPQVRSLFAEFMAANPMFYSIYLGFDNNDFYELINLNSNPIVRRQLHALPEDRWVVITVRRDGSERIKSYAYLDWEFQLRSRRSVPSDYNAISRPWFVQAGADHVNKTAPYLFQILQAPGQTYSMRLKGGGAVVAVDISLSSLSGYLAGQRIDGAGDIYLYQKSGEVIASDLGADRRARLPHVEPLALSESEQALVAASGTLKVSNETNWAPIDFAVSGQPNGYSVDYLSLISQLTGLSFEYVNGFSWLELVERFRNQEIDVLQSLFRTEQTQHLGLFSDPYLSLPYSLVTLPDHAPVTHIRQMEGKTLAIPRGWSIIDVIETNFPRITVKEVATSREALEAVSRKKADAGLDFGEILHHIARHYFYTQLQYHDAVQFDPVAFPHELHLAVSADKAGLLSILNKAISAVSDAQKQALAAKWFDDQPRQRQGVVPYEQLVTLAGHPHKQRRLNQFIINGEQVFIYVTPFAQVHRADEYLAIVMPVDAVLQPALERVTWSILFTVVLLLVLLPTPWIFASPIVSPIKDLAKENEKIRLRRYDQLRIPDSHIKEIHDLGVSMKIMAASIRDYEIKQKALMDAFIQLIAQAIDDKSPYTGGHCKRVPELAFMLAEQAEQSRLPSFADFSFESDEQWREFRVGAWLHDCGKITTPEHIVDKGTKLEMIYNRIHEIRTRFEVLWRDAEIRYWQQCQQNPDQQALYRKERDAAHKQLQDDFVFVAGMNVGGEFLDEQKTQRLQQLASVTWTRHFSDRLGLSPVEELRLHGKETPLPCEEPLLADKPEHVISRDHAVHYDSHLGIRMEIPEHKANHGELYNLLVERGTLTTEDRFRINEHIISTIRMLEALPFPQDLARVPRYASTHHETMRGDGYPRRLAGSELSIPERIMALADIFEALTASDRPYHKAKPVSVAIDILYSMVEQEHVDRQVFELFLTSGVYLEYARRFLPSEQIDDVDIRRYLSSSDA from the coding sequence ATGGGGAAACAGACGCATAAACACAAACGATTTCGTCCCACCATTCGTTTGACTGTTGTGACGATTTTTGTGTTGGCAACGGTTCTTACGGCCGCTCTGGCTGTGGGTTTGCAGTATTATTTCAGCCGTAGCATGGCAACCAGAACAGCGATCAACCGTTTTGACGGTTTGGCCGTTGGTGCCGGAGAGTTTGTCAAAGCGATCGACAGACAGGCCACTCAGGCGACCCGATTGCTGGCCAGTTACCCCGGACTGGTCAAAGATCAATGGATTCGGCCCCAGGTGCGCAGTTTGTTTGCCGAGTTTATGGCGGCCAATCCAATGTTTTACTCGATTTATCTGGGGTTTGATAACAATGACTTCTATGAATTGATCAACCTTAACAGCAACCCTATTGTCCGTCGGCAACTCCACGCGTTGCCCGAAGATCGGTGGGTGGTGATTACAGTGCGGCGCGATGGTTCCGAGCGAATCAAGAGCTATGCCTATCTCGACTGGGAGTTTCAATTGCGCTCCCGGCGCAGTGTCCCCAGCGATTATAACGCCATCAGCCGCCCCTGGTTTGTTCAAGCCGGGGCGGATCATGTCAATAAAACCGCACCGTACCTGTTTCAGATTCTACAGGCGCCGGGGCAAACTTATTCAATGCGTCTTAAAGGTGGTGGGGCGGTTGTTGCGGTTGATATCTCTTTGAGTTCACTCTCCGGCTATCTGGCCGGACAACGCATTGATGGTGCTGGAGATATCTACCTGTATCAAAAAAGTGGCGAGGTGATTGCCTCTGACCTTGGGGCGGATCGCCGCGCAAGACTGCCCCACGTCGAGCCTTTGGCGTTATCGGAAAGCGAGCAGGCTCTTGTTGCCGCTTCAGGCACGCTTAAGGTCTCCAATGAAACCAACTGGGCGCCGATCGACTTTGCCGTTTCCGGGCAGCCGAATGGCTACAGTGTCGATTATTTGAGCCTTATTTCGCAACTGACTGGTCTATCGTTTGAATATGTCAACGGTTTTAGCTGGCTGGAACTGGTTGAGCGGTTTCGTAACCAGGAGATTGATGTGTTGCAGTCCCTCTTCCGCACCGAGCAAACGCAACACTTGGGACTTTTTTCAGACCCCTACCTCTCCTTGCCGTACTCCCTGGTGACCTTACCCGATCATGCGCCGGTGACTCATATCCGCCAGATGGAAGGCAAAACACTGGCCATTCCTCGGGGCTGGTCGATCATTGATGTCATTGAGACGAATTTTCCGCGCATCACGGTTAAGGAAGTCGCCACCAGTCGCGAGGCGCTTGAAGCGGTCAGCCGAAAAAAGGCAGATGCCGGATTGGATTTTGGCGAAATTCTTCATCATATCGCCCGGCACTATTTTTATACTCAATTGCAATATCATGACGCGGTTCAGTTTGATCCGGTCGCCTTTCCCCACGAACTCCATCTGGCTGTTTCTGCCGATAAAGCTGGCTTGTTGTCGATTCTCAATAAAGCGATTTCTGCTGTGAGCGATGCTCAAAAACAGGCTTTGGCCGCCAAGTGGTTTGACGATCAGCCACGCCAGAGACAGGGGGTTGTTCCTTATGAACAACTGGTGACTCTGGCCGGGCACCCCCACAAACAACGTCGTTTAAACCAATTTATCATCAACGGTGAACAGGTGTTTATTTATGTGACTCCGTTTGCTCAGGTGCACCGGGCGGATGAGTATCTGGCGATAGTTATGCCGGTGGATGCTGTGCTACAGCCGGCGTTGGAGAGAGTCACATGGTCAATTCTTTTCACGGTTGTGTTGCTGCTGGTGCTGTTACCGACACCGTGGATTTTTGCCTCCCCCATTGTGTCACCAATTAAAGACCTGGCAAAAGAAAATGAGAAAATTCGTCTGCGCCGCTATGACCAATTGCGCATTCCCGACAGTCATATCAAGGAAATTCACGATCTCGGTGTGTCGATGAAAATTATGGCCGCTTCAATTCGTGATTATGAAATTAAACAAAAAGCGTTGATGGATGCGTTTATTCAATTGATCGCCCAAGCCATTGACGATAAATCTCCCTATACCGGCGGGCATTGTAAGCGAGTGCCCGAGCTGGCGTTTATGCTGGCAGAACAGGCTGAGCAGAGTAGATTGCCTTCTTTTGCCGATTTCAGCTTTGAAAGCGACGAGCAATGGCGTGAATTTCGTGTTGGTGCCTGGCTGCACGATTGCGGGAAAATTACCACCCCGGAACATATCGTTGATAAAGGCACCAAGCTGGAAATGATCTACAATCGCATCCATGAAATCCGTACCCGATTTGAGGTGCTGTGGCGTGATGCTGAGATTCGCTATTGGCAACAGTGCCAACAGAACCCTGACCAACAAGCCCTGTATCGTAAAGAGAGGGACGCTGCCCACAAACAATTGCAGGATGACTTTGTCTTTGTCGCCGGTATGAATGTTGGTGGGGAATTTCTTGATGAACAAAAAACACAGCGTTTGCAACAACTCGCCAGCGTAACCTGGACACGTCATTTTAGCGACCGATTGGGCCTGTCACCGGTGGAAGAGCTACGGCTGCACGGTAAGGAAACTCCGCTGCCGTGTGAGGAGCCGCTTCTGGCCGATAAGCCTGAACATGTGATTTCCCGAGATCATGCGGTGCATTACGATTCCCATCTTGGCATTCGTATGGAAATTCCTGAACACAAAGCCAACCACGGCGAGCTGTATAATCTGCTCGTTGAGCGAGGCACATTGACCACAGAAGATCGCTTCAGGATTAACGAACATATTATCAGCACGATTCGCATGCTGGAGGCATTGCCATTTCCTCAAGATCTGGCGCGTGTGCCTCGCTATGCTTCGACCCATCATGAAACGATGCGTGGTGATGGCTATCCTCGTCGCCTTGCTGGTAGCGAGCTGTCCATTCCCGAACGGATCATGGCACTGGCCGATATCTTTGAAGCCCTCACCGCATCGGACCGCCCTTATCACAAGGCCAAGCCCGTCAGTGTTGCCATCGATATTCTTTACAGCATGGTGGAACAGGAGCATGTTGACCGCCAAGTCTTTGAGCTGTTCCTGACCAGTGGCGTGTATCTGGAGTATGCCCGTCGCTTTTTGCCGTCGGAGCAGATCGATGATGTTGATATCCGCAGGTATCTATCGTCTTCAGATGCTTAA
- the trxA gene encoding thioredoxin TrxA, with protein MLVVDKDTFQQEVLDANGFVLVDYFGDGCEPCKALLPDIEALEEQYGEQVKFTKLNTSKARRLAIGQRVLGLPTVVLYKNGEKMEEVVKDDATKASIAAMIVKNI; from the coding sequence ATGTTAGTTGTCGACAAAGATACGTTTCAGCAAGAAGTTTTGGACGCCAATGGTTTTGTTCTTGTGGATTACTTCGGTGACGGCTGCGAGCCCTGTAAAGCTCTGCTCCCCGACATTGAAGCGCTTGAAGAGCAATACGGCGAACAGGTCAAATTCACCAAATTGAACACCTCGAAGGCTCGTCGCCTCGCGATTGGCCAACGGGTTCTCGGTCTCCCCACCGTCGTCCTCTACAAAAACGGGGAGAAAATGGAAGAGGTCGTCAAGGACGACGCGACCAAGGCGAGTATCGCCGCAATGATTGTAAAAAATATCTAA
- the grdA gene encoding glycine/sarcosine/betaine reductase complex selenoprotein A, with the protein MNMFDGKKVIIIGDRDGIPAPAVVECLKNTGADVVFSSTECFVUTAAGAMDLENQNRVKSMTEEFGGENIIVLVGAAEAESAGLAAETVSNGDPTFAGSLAGVPLGLKVYHVVEPEFKAAVPEEVYSDQIEMMEMVLDVDSIVEEMTEIRTQYCKYL; encoded by the coding sequence ATGAACATGTTTGACGGCAAGAAGGTCATCATCATCGGTGACCGAGACGGCATCCCCGCCCCTGCGGTGGTCGAATGTCTCAAAAACACAGGCGCAGACGTAGTCTTTTCCTCCACGGAATGCTTCGTCTGAACGGCTGCTGGAGCCATGGACCTGGAAAACCAGAATCGCGTGAAATCCATGACCGAAGAGTTTGGTGGTGAAAACATCATCGTTCTCGTCGGCGCGGCTGAAGCGGAGTCCGCAGGACTCGCTGCTGAGACCGTATCTAATGGAGATCCGACATTCGCAGGTTCATTGGCAGGGGTCCCGTTGGGACTCAAAGTCTACCACGTAGTTGAGCCGGAATTTAAAGCTGCTGTCCCTGAAGAGGTTTACAGCGATCAGATCGAGATGATGGAGATGGTGCTTGATGTCGATAGCATCGTCGAAGAGATGACTGAGATCAGAACTCAGTACTGCAAGTATCTCTAA
- a CDS encoding substrate-binding domain-containing protein, with protein sequence MAEQTSKTEGHSTPADVVQRLLKTAGVSGVVLCSRDGEVVGHELPHNFTHKDMTRLGKVMNQSRSGVVASLGKVETGDFRYADHRVLIYYFSKGEVLLLCEPDVKPEVTRQAVLEQKDAFDTLMTGVLSQQRKESAEPQAPERAFSETAVEQKQKRWPMMVAVTAILLIGVAFGYWWNITTSLPSAVAVETATQNTVASVQDVSTLEPRTILGLHGSNTIGAKLAPELAKKYLRKLGANRIWMKPGAEHDEQDIFGLIDGVDLLKIAIQAHGSSTSFKGLDAELCDIGMASRRIKDKEVVMLERFGDMRQAASEHVLAMDGIAVIVNPANTISELSMAQLAGLFSGQITDWGQIPASGLTGPVAVFARDEKSGTWDTFKNMILKPRKLSLAEQATRIEDSRILTAQVAKNSQGIGFIGLPYIKPAKAISVSEQGAAGVYPTPFTVATEDYPLARRLYLYSPALPNNDHTRDFIEFALSDLGQQVVNEVGFIKLTVEEHEFTLPQTAPADYLAATQGAKRLSVTYRFKSGSTELDNRALRDLDRLVDFMHQGRNRYRPLMLFGFADNIGENDVNQVLSEKRTRKVSTALQSRGLNAKVVMGLGEAMPVADNATSAGREKNRRVEVWISEP encoded by the coding sequence ATGGCAGAGCAAACCAGTAAGACAGAGGGGCACAGCACCCCAGCTGATGTGGTCCAGAGACTCCTGAAGACCGCCGGTGTCAGTGGGGTGGTGTTATGTAGTCGTGATGGCGAGGTGGTGGGCCACGAATTACCGCATAACTTTACCCACAAAGATATGACGCGTCTGGGCAAGGTGATGAACCAGAGTCGCAGCGGGGTGGTGGCTTCGCTGGGTAAAGTGGAGACCGGCGATTTCCGCTACGCCGACCATCGGGTGCTGATCTACTATTTTTCCAAAGGGGAAGTGCTGCTTCTTTGTGAGCCGGATGTTAAACCGGAGGTGACACGACAGGCGGTATTAGAGCAGAAAGATGCGTTTGATACGTTGATGACCGGTGTCTTGAGTCAGCAGCGTAAAGAGAGCGCTGAGCCGCAAGCACCTGAACGGGCTTTTTCTGAGACGGCTGTTGAGCAAAAACAGAAACGCTGGCCGATGATGGTTGCTGTGACGGCGATTCTGTTAATAGGTGTGGCTTTCGGTTACTGGTGGAATATCACGACGTCACTGCCATCTGCCGTCGCTGTGGAAACAGCCACGCAGAACACGGTCGCGTCTGTTCAGGATGTGTCGACCCTGGAACCGCGCACCATTCTTGGTTTGCATGGTTCCAACACCATCGGAGCGAAATTAGCACCAGAACTGGCAAAAAAATATCTGCGCAAACTCGGAGCGAATCGTATCTGGATGAAACCCGGCGCCGAGCACGATGAGCAGGATATCTTTGGTCTCATCGATGGTGTCGACCTGTTGAAGATTGCTATTCAGGCGCATGGTTCCAGTACCTCGTTTAAAGGCCTTGATGCGGAGCTGTGTGATATCGGCATGGCATCACGGCGAATCAAAGATAAAGAAGTGGTGATGCTCGAACGGTTTGGCGATATGCGCCAGGCTGCGTCTGAGCATGTATTGGCGATGGATGGTATCGCCGTCATTGTCAATCCCGCCAACACCATCTCCGAGTTGAGTATGGCCCAGCTCGCGGGGCTGTTTTCTGGGCAGATCACCGACTGGGGCCAGATTCCTGCCAGCGGCTTGACCGGCCCAGTTGCTGTCTTTGCCCGCGATGAAAAATCGGGCACCTGGGACACGTTTAAAAATATGATCCTCAAACCGCGTAAACTCAGTTTGGCAGAGCAGGCCACCCGTATTGAGGACAGTCGTATTCTCACCGCGCAAGTGGCGAAAAATTCACAAGGGATTGGTTTTATCGGCCTGCCTTATATTAAACCGGCCAAGGCGATTTCGGTTTCAGAACAGGGGGCAGCCGGTGTGTATCCGACACCCTTTACTGTGGCCACGGAAGATTATCCTCTGGCACGGCGTCTCTATCTGTATTCACCAGCGTTACCGAACAATGACCACACCCGGGACTTTATCGAGTTTGCCCTGAGTGATTTAGGCCAACAGGTGGTTAACGAGGTTGGCTTTATCAAATTGACCGTTGAGGAACATGAGTTCACACTGCCGCAAACAGCTCCTGCCGACTATCTGGCTGCAACTCAGGGCGCAAAGCGTCTTTCGGTCACCTACCGCTTTAAAAGTGGTAGCACCGAACTGGATAATCGCGCTTTACGCGATTTGGATCGTCTGGTGGATTTCATGCATCAAGGGCGCAACCGCTATCGTCCGTTGATGTTGTTCGGTTTTGCCGACAATATTGGTGAAAACGATGTCAATCAGGTGCTGTCTGAGAAACGGACGCGTAAAGTTTCCACAGCTTTACAGAGCCGTGGACTCAATGCCAAAGTTGTGATGGGGCTTGGCGAGGCTATGCCTGTTGCCGACAACGCCACTTCAGCAGGGCGTGAAAAGAATCGCCGGGTTGAAGTGTGGATCAGCGAGCCCTGA
- a CDS encoding DUF4388 domain-containing protein, with the protein MTGNTAEELGFTGELPTVGLADLLQMQNQNGFSGALSIQQGEHKGAIYFHQGDVVHAEYGRWRGLKAVYIMLGRDKGRFSCQMGLEPPRQTIDVTMNHLLLEGHRWLDELTDKQREALFYDAPQERKVNRLVKKLLPIQGVEYAVLFDENGQPHEDETNAGLRMSAQGDLMRNNGVELGRILGLGELRSGMFSGRGGHMLLLISNLKALLVSISGKKKPQSVEAAVRKTLMDH; encoded by the coding sequence ATGACGGGAAATACTGCTGAAGAATTGGGATTTACAGGTGAATTGCCAACGGTTGGATTGGCGGATTTACTCCAGATGCAAAACCAGAATGGATTTTCTGGAGCCCTTTCCATTCAACAGGGCGAGCACAAGGGCGCGATCTATTTTCATCAAGGCGATGTGGTTCATGCTGAGTATGGTCGTTGGCGCGGTCTGAAAGCGGTGTACATCATGTTGGGTCGTGACAAGGGACGTTTTTCTTGCCAAATGGGCCTTGAGCCACCCCGTCAGACGATTGATGTGACGATGAACCACCTGCTGCTTGAGGGCCATCGCTGGCTGGATGAGCTGACGGATAAACAGCGTGAAGCGCTGTTTTATGACGCACCGCAAGAGCGCAAAGTGAATCGGCTGGTTAAAAAATTATTGCCGATTCAGGGCGTTGAATATGCGGTGTTGTTCGATGAAAACGGCCAGCCCCATGAAGATGAGACCAATGCCGGTTTGCGCATGTCTGCCCAGGGCGATCTGATGCGTAATAACGGGGTTGAATTGGGGCGAATTCTCGGATTAGGCGAGCTGCGCAGTGGCATGTTCAGTGGTCGTGGTGGACATATGCTGTTGCTGATCTCCAATCTCAAGGCTTTGCTGGTCAGTATCAGTGGCAAAAAAAAACCTCAGTCTGTTGAAGCGGCTGTTCGCAAAACTCTTATGGATCATTAA
- a CDS encoding glycosyltransferase family 4 protein, whose translation MKILHILSQIPASTGSGMYLQAIMEHARLQGHDNFLLAGVPNDFHFADHCGHLPCNAEPELVRFGQDTDFQVVGMSDVMPYPSARFCDLTAEDLARYEACFDARLRSAIQRWQPDIIHAHHLWLLTSLARQRFPEIPMVASCHGSDLRQFHTCCHLQPQVLYGCRQVDAICALNEGQKEQISQEYEIDQQRIHVVGAGFNSALFQAPQTDQKPTDPTQIVYVGKLSRAKGVPWLIKALQRLKQKRWHFHLIGDSKGEEKNEIIALARQLGNSVTLHGSLKPDQLAEILKKSHLFILPSFFEGVPLVVLEALACGCRVVTTNLPGIKEVFGPLTCDWLQRVELPEMETIDHPHPDSEEDFIERLQDKITAQLTAIENNPTLSPPQVVQNVIHNYEWESTFCRIEKVYEQVLRLNQ comes from the coding sequence GTGAAAATACTCCATATCCTCAGCCAGATTCCCGCTTCGACCGGAAGCGGAATGTATTTACAGGCCATCATGGAGCATGCCCGTCTTCAAGGGCATGACAATTTCCTGCTGGCCGGAGTTCCCAACGATTTTCACTTTGCCGACCACTGCGGACACCTGCCCTGCAACGCTGAACCGGAACTGGTTCGTTTTGGACAGGACACGGACTTTCAGGTGGTCGGCATGAGCGATGTGATGCCTTACCCCAGCGCCCGGTTCTGTGATCTCACTGCAGAGGATCTGGCCCGCTATGAAGCCTGCTTTGACGCGCGACTGCGTTCAGCGATCCAACGCTGGCAACCCGACATCATCCACGCACATCACCTGTGGTTACTCACCTCGCTGGCGCGACAACGCTTCCCGGAGATCCCCATGGTTGCCAGTTGCCACGGTTCCGATCTCCGCCAGTTTCACACCTGCTGCCATTTACAGCCTCAAGTGCTCTACGGCTGTCGTCAGGTTGATGCAATCTGTGCGTTAAATGAAGGGCAAAAAGAACAGATCAGCCAAGAGTATGAAATCGATCAGCAACGGATTCACGTTGTCGGTGCCGGGTTTAACAGCGCTCTGTTCCAAGCCCCGCAAACAGACCAAAAGCCAACCGATCCCACTCAGATCGTCTATGTCGGCAAACTCAGTCGCGCCAAAGGCGTTCCCTGGCTCATCAAAGCCCTGCAACGCCTCAAACAGAAAAGGTGGCATTTTCACCTGATCGGTGACAGTAAAGGGGAGGAGAAAAACGAGATCATCGCCCTGGCCCGGCAACTCGGCAACAGCGTTACCCTGCATGGCAGTCTCAAACCCGATCAACTGGCTGAGATTCTTAAAAAGAGCCACCTGTTTATTCTGCCGTCCTTTTTTGAAGGGGTGCCACTGGTGGTCCTTGAAGCCCTGGCCTGTGGTTGCCGGGTGGTCACGACCAATCTGCCAGGGATCAAAGAGGTTTTTGGTCCACTGACCTGCGATTGGCTGCAACGTGTTGAATTGCCCGAAATGGAAACTATCGACCATCCTCACCCCGATAGCGAAGAGGATTTCATCGAGAGACTGCAGGATAAAATTACAGCTCAACTGACAGCAATCGAAAACAATCCGACCCTCAGTCCACCACAAGTGGTGCAGAACGTGATTCACAATTATGAATGGGAAAGTACCTTCTGCAGAATTGAGAAGGTTTATGAGCAGGTTTTACGTCTGAACCAGTGA
- a CDS encoding acetate kinase, which produces MKILALNCGSSSLKYQLYNWDKKTVIAKGVVERVTIGDSFIVHEVPGRENYRKKYDCPTHETAIHLIVKTLTHATHGVVTDMSQISAVGHRVVHGGEKFTCSVLINDKVIEGIKEVQHLAPLHNPANISGIEAAQVILPNAPHVAIFDTAFHQSMPEKAYLYPVPYEWYEKHGVRRYGFHGTSHLYVSKRAAVLLGKPQKDCNLITMHIGNGVSHCAIQSGISVDTTMGLTPLEGAVMGTRCGDIDPAIPAFIMEQEGHSAKSIDSILNKKSGLLGITGKYTDRRDVIDWAEAGDERCQLALEIESYRLKKQVGAYLAALGRVDAIVFTAGVGENASLIRQKALEGLESLGIELDIEKNKKTFTKSGETLISTAQSKIKVFVIPTDEELVFTEDVVGILEGTYSDHLTFPYTFSSNDTESEEVVQSQRLTA; this is translated from the coding sequence ATGAAAATCCTAGCTTTGAACTGCGGCAGTTCCTCCCTCAAGTATCAGCTTTACAACTGGGACAAGAAAACTGTCATCGCCAAAGGCGTTGTCGAAAGAGTCACCATAGGAGACTCCTTCATCGTCCACGAGGTTCCCGGACGGGAAAACTATCGTAAAAAATACGACTGCCCTACTCACGAAACGGCCATTCATCTGATAGTCAAGACCCTCACCCATGCGACCCATGGGGTGGTAACGGATATGAGTCAGATTTCCGCCGTTGGTCATCGCGTTGTTCATGGCGGTGAAAAATTCACGTGTTCGGTTCTTATCAACGACAAAGTCATCGAGGGGATCAAAGAGGTTCAACACCTGGCTCCATTGCACAACCCGGCGAATATTTCCGGAATTGAAGCCGCCCAGGTTATTTTACCGAATGCTCCTCATGTGGCGATTTTTGATACCGCATTTCACCAAAGTATGCCTGAAAAGGCCTATCTCTACCCGGTTCCATACGAGTGGTACGAAAAACACGGTGTCCGCCGCTATGGTTTTCATGGCACGAGCCATCTCTATGTCTCCAAACGGGCGGCCGTATTACTGGGCAAACCCCAAAAAGATTGCAATCTCATCACAATGCATATCGGCAACGGTGTTTCTCACTGCGCCATCCAAAGTGGTATTTCTGTCGATACCACCATGGGATTAACCCCGCTTGAAGGTGCCGTCATGGGCACCCGCTGTGGTGATATTGATCCAGCGATTCCCGCCTTCATTATGGAGCAGGAAGGCCACAGCGCCAAATCCATCGACAGTATCCTCAACAAAAAATCCGGATTACTCGGCATTACCGGCAAATACACAGATCGCCGTGATGTCATCGACTGGGCCGAGGCTGGCGACGAGCGATGTCAACTGGCCTTGGAGATCGAAAGCTATCGCCTGAAAAAACAGGTCGGTGCCTACCTTGCGGCACTTGGTCGGGTTGATGCCATCGTCTTCACCGCCGGCGTCGGCGAAAATGCCAGCCTGATTCGCCAAAAAGCCCTCGAAGGCCTCGAATCATTGGGAATTGAGCTGGACATCGAAAAGAACAAGAAAACGTTCACAAAAAGCGGTGAGACCCTCATCAGCACAGCCCAATCCAAGATCAAAGTCTTTGTCATCCCCACCGATGAAGAACTTGTTTTCACCGAGGATGTCGTTGGCATTCTCGAAGGAACCTATAGCGACCATTTGACCTTTCCGTACACGTTCTCCAGCAACGACACAGAAAGCGAGGAGGTCGTGCAAAGTCAACGTCTCACTGCATAA